The following coding sequences lie in one Desulfatiglans anilini DSM 4660 genomic window:
- a CDS encoding Crp/Fnr family transcriptional regulator, with the protein MNRQEIEEALSNCELFCDLAAEDIRQLATLCEVKPFRAGEPVFRQGDLGQHLYIVLDGHVLLQRSVDLGHQKGHVAIGLLGSGRVFGCWSTLLDQPHNLMASAVCQKPTRVLVMNGKDLRRMMVDKRELGFDLLEKLCVILRDRIRSAYGAMEKI; encoded by the coding sequence ATGAACCGTCAGGAAATCGAAGAAGCCCTGTCCAACTGCGAGTTGTTCTGTGATCTCGCCGCGGAGGACATCCGTCAACTGGCGACCCTGTGCGAAGTCAAACCGTTCCGGGCAGGCGAGCCCGTCTTCCGGCAGGGCGACCTGGGTCAACACCTGTATATCGTGCTCGATGGCCATGTTCTGCTGCAGCGGTCGGTGGACCTCGGGCACCAGAAGGGCCATGTCGCCATCGGTCTTCTCGGCTCGGGCCGGGTCTTCGGCTGCTGGTCGACGCTGCTCGACCAGCCCCACAACCTCATGGCCAGCGCCGTCTGCCAGAAGCCGACCCGGGTCCTGGTTATGAACGGCAAAGACCTGCGCCGGATGATGGTCGACAAACGCGAACTCGGCTTCGACCTGCTCGAAAAGCTCTGCGTCATCCTCCGGGACAGGATCCGCTCGGCCTATGGCGCAATGGAAAAGATCTAA
- a CDS encoding NADH-ubiquinone oxidoreductase-F iron-sulfur binding region domain-containing protein: MREKAEAQIAAESETALPTIVIGMATCGLAAGALETKKGFEETLQERGIEARIKSVGCIGHCYAEPVVIVHNPGFPPILYHQVTPGKARMLVRSFLEDGDPLFEYMLGAMEANDMIPAVGDFPRFNREERVVLDLCGDIDPERIEAYIARGGYAALAKALQGQPQGVVAEVSDAGLRGRGGAGFPTGRKWALAAGAESAGKTVICNADEGDPGAYMDRTILESNPHQVLEGLALCAYAVGAKEAVVYVRAEYPLAVKTVTRAIEQAVRWRLLGKDILGSGVDLDVSVFQGSGAFVCGEETALIQSIEGRRGMPQHRPPYPVEKGLWGLPTVINNVKTLASIPRILQGGAEWYRTIGTGKSPGTAIFSVVGNVTHPGLVEIPMGVTLRSLIFEVCGGIPKKKRFKAVQIGGPSGGCLPAEFLDTPIDFDSLSQAGAMMGSGGMVVMDEDTCMVDVARYFLDFTQKESCGKCTFCRIGTRHLLDILERITKGEAREGDLDLLDELSRDIQGGSLCALGRTAPNPILTSLRYFREEYEAHVYEKRCPAMVCRALTAFYIDLDKCARGCDACVGSCPVEAIFTTLNRKKGIDQSLCVKCGECMVACPPEYSAVCKVSPPEKAPIIERPAKAAEG, translated from the coding sequence ATGCGGGAAAAAGCCGAGGCGCAGATCGCAGCGGAGTCCGAAACCGCCCTTCCCACGATCGTGATCGGCATGGCGACCTGCGGTCTGGCGGCCGGCGCCCTCGAAACCAAAAAGGGATTCGAAGAGACGCTCCAGGAACGGGGCATCGAGGCCCGCATCAAGAGCGTCGGCTGCATCGGCCACTGCTATGCCGAACCGGTCGTCATCGTGCACAACCCGGGCTTTCCCCCGATCCTCTACCACCAGGTCACGCCGGGCAAGGCCCGGATGCTCGTGAGATCCTTCCTCGAGGACGGCGACCCGCTCTTCGAGTACATGCTCGGGGCCATGGAAGCCAATGACATGATCCCGGCGGTGGGCGACTTCCCGCGCTTCAACCGGGAGGAGCGCGTCGTCCTGGATCTGTGCGGCGACATCGACCCGGAGCGCATCGAGGCCTACATCGCACGGGGCGGTTATGCAGCGCTTGCCAAGGCGCTGCAGGGCCAGCCGCAGGGGGTCGTCGCCGAAGTGAGCGATGCCGGCCTGCGGGGCCGCGGCGGCGCGGGCTTCCCCACGGGGCGGAAATGGGCCCTGGCCGCCGGGGCCGAAAGCGCGGGCAAAACGGTCATCTGCAACGCCGATGAGGGCGATCCCGGCGCCTACATGGACCGGACGATCCTCGAGAGCAACCCCCACCAGGTGCTCGAGGGGCTCGCCCTCTGCGCCTATGCGGTGGGGGCGAAGGAAGCGGTCGTCTACGTGCGCGCGGAATACCCGCTCGCGGTCAAGACCGTCACACGGGCGATCGAGCAGGCCGTCAGATGGCGCCTGCTCGGGAAGGACATCCTGGGGTCCGGCGTCGACCTGGACGTCTCGGTCTTTCAGGGCTCGGGGGCCTTCGTCTGCGGCGAGGAGACCGCCCTGATCCAATCGATCGAAGGCCGCCGCGGGATGCCGCAGCACCGTCCGCCCTACCCGGTCGAAAAGGGCCTGTGGGGGCTGCCGACCGTCATCAACAACGTGAAGACCCTCGCCTCCATTCCCCGGATCCTGCAGGGCGGTGCGGAGTGGTACCGCACCATCGGCACCGGGAAGAGCCCGGGCACGGCGATCTTCTCCGTCGTGGGGAACGTCACCCACCCGGGGCTCGTCGAGATCCCGATGGGGGTCACGCTCCGCTCCCTCATCTTCGAGGTCTGCGGGGGGATCCCGAAGAAAAAGCGCTTCAAGGCCGTGCAGATCGGCGGCCCGTCGGGCGGCTGCCTCCCGGCGGAGTTTCTGGACACGCCCATCGACTTCGATTCGCTCTCGCAGGCGGGGGCCATGATGGGCTCCGGGGGCATGGTGGTCATGGACGAAGACACCTGCATGGTCGACGTCGCCCGCTACTTCCTGGACTTCACCCAGAAGGAGTCCTGCGGCAAGTGCACCTTCTGCCGCATCGGGACACGCCATCTCCTGGACATCCTGGAGCGCATCACCAAAGGGGAGGCCCGCGAGGGCGACCTGGACCTGCTCGACGAGCTCAGCCGCGACATCCAGGGCGGCTCGCTCTGCGCCCTCGGCCGGACGGCCCCGAACCCGATCCTCACCTCCCTGCGGTATTTCAGGGAGGAGTACGAGGCGCACGTCTATGAAAAGCGCTGCCCGGCCATGGTCTGCCGGGCGTTGACCGCGTTCTACATCGATCTGGACAAATGCGCGCGCGGCTGCGACGCCTGCGTGGGCAGCTGCCCGGTGGAGGCGATCTTCACCACGCTGAACCGGAAAAAAGGCATCGATCAGAGCCTCTGCGTCAAATGCGGGGAATGCATGGTGGCCTGCCCGCCCGAGTACAGCGCGGTCTGCAAGGTCTCGCCGCCCGAAAAGGCCCCGATCATCGAGCGGCCGGCGAAGGCGGCGGAGGGCTGA
- the nuoE gene encoding NADH-quinone oxidoreductase subunit NuoE, with product MADTIEAEEREMVEDITSFLAGYSKERRHLIPLLQTIQQRHKYLSEDAIRLVAGHLELSPCEVYGVATFYNQFRFNPPGRNQIKVCLGTACHVKGGDIILENFERKLGIKDGETTLDREFSIERVACVGCCALAPVALVNETVHGHVAPSKVEGLVLGFQLAKEKAERERRKEASGERQGTD from the coding sequence ATGGCTGATACGATCGAGGCCGAGGAAAGGGAGATGGTCGAGGACATCACCTCCTTCCTCGCTGGGTATTCCAAAGAACGCCGGCATCTCATTCCACTGCTCCAAACGATCCAGCAGCGCCACAAGTACCTCTCAGAGGACGCGATCCGGCTCGTGGCCGGGCACCTGGAGCTTTCCCCCTGCGAGGTTTACGGGGTGGCGACCTTCTACAACCAGTTCCGGTTCAATCCGCCGGGCCGGAACCAGATCAAAGTGTGCCTTGGAACCGCCTGCCACGTGAAGGGCGGGGATATCATCCTCGAGAACTTCGAACGTAAACTGGGCATCAAGGACGGTGAAACAACCCTCGACCGGGAGTTCAGCATCGAGCGGGTCGCCTGCGTCGGGTGCTGTGCACTGGCCCCGGTGGCGCTCGTCAACGAGACCGTCCACGGTCATGTGGCCCCGAGCAAGGTGGAGGGGTTGGTCCTGGGATTCCAGTTGGCCAAGGAAAAGGCAGAACGCGAGCGACGAAAGGAAGCATCGGGTGAGCGACAGGGAACAGATTGA
- a CDS encoding DUF2238 domain-containing protein, producing the protein MGLDPRGRRKTASRNERAGQPNREPLVLAAVTLGALIVSGIRPFDWGTWILEVLPVLLGGAILIATYDSFRLSTFVYRLLTLHALILILGGHYTYARVPLGFWVQDLLELSRNHYDRLGHFAQGFIPAILTREVLLRRSPLRPGKWLFFLTWCVCLAFSAFYELLEWWAALAFGQGAEAFLGTQGDVWDTQWDMFLALLGALAALAGLSGAHDRALRRMGALPAAGGAAAAAGAP; encoded by the coding sequence ATGGGTTTGGATCCGCGCGGCAGAAGAAAAACGGCCTCCCGGAACGAGCGGGCGGGCCAGCCGAACCGTGAACCGCTCGTGCTCGCAGCGGTCACGCTCGGGGCGCTGATCGTTTCGGGTATTCGCCCATTTGACTGGGGGACCTGGATCCTCGAGGTGCTCCCGGTCCTTCTCGGCGGGGCGATTCTGATCGCCACCTATGATTCGTTCAGGTTGAGTACGTTTGTCTACCGCCTGTTGACGCTGCATGCGCTGATACTGATTCTCGGCGGCCATTATACGTATGCGAGGGTTCCATTGGGGTTCTGGGTCCAGGACCTTTTGGAATTGAGCCGCAATCATTACGATCGGCTGGGGCACTTTGCCCAGGGATTCATCCCGGCCATCCTGACGCGGGAGGTCCTCCTTCGCCGCTCGCCATTGAGGCCCGGGAAATGGCTGTTTTTTTTGACATGGTGTGTCTGCCTCGCGTTCAGCGCCTTCTATGAGCTTCTGGAGTGGTGGGCCGCGTTGGCGTTCGGTCAGGGTGCAGAGGCGTTTTTGGGAACGCAGGGAGACGTGTGGGATACCCAGTGGGATATGTTTCTGGCCTTGCTGGGTGCTCTGGCGGCCCTGGCAGGGCTTTCCGGCGCGCACGACCGCGCCCTCCGGAGGATGGGGGCCTTGCCGGCTGCGGGCGGTGCAGCGGCCGCTGCAGGCGCTCCCTGA